The proteins below come from a single Natrinema sp. SYSU A 869 genomic window:
- a CDS encoding DUF2243 domain-containing protein has product MADRNGTWLGLRRDAKPLVIAGLALGLGLGGFFDGIVFHQILQIHHMLSSYPDSSVATDLELNVLADGLFHLATYVFTIIGVVLLSRAWRFHSVPDSGRTLLGAVIMGWGVFNLLEGLVNHQLLGIHHVWPAGPGPIVLWDALFLLWGALFLGGGYLVIRTDSATTPTTGDETVATGGRG; this is encoded by the coding sequence ATGGCCGACCGGAACGGAACGTGGCTCGGGCTGCGGCGGGATGCCAAGCCGCTGGTGATCGCCGGCCTCGCGCTCGGACTCGGGTTAGGCGGCTTCTTCGACGGCATCGTCTTCCATCAGATCCTCCAGATCCACCATATGCTGTCGTCCTACCCGGACTCGAGCGTTGCGACCGATCTCGAGCTCAACGTGCTGGCCGACGGGCTCTTTCACCTCGCGACGTACGTGTTCACCATCATCGGCGTCGTACTACTCTCGCGGGCGTGGCGCTTTCATTCGGTTCCCGACTCCGGACGGACGCTGCTGGGTGCGGTGATCATGGGCTGGGGCGTCTTCAACCTCCTCGAAGGGCTCGTGAATCACCAACTGCTCGGGATTCATCACGTCTGGCCCGCCGGACCGGGACCGATCGTCCTCTGGGACGCGCTCTTCCTGCTCTGGGGTGCGCTCTTCCTCGGTGGCGGGTATCTCGTGATCCGGACCGACAGCGCCACGACGCCGACGACCGGCGACGAGACGGTCGCGACGGGCGGACGCGGATAG
- a CDS encoding LUD domain-containing protein, whose protein sequence is MAQRTRSEQADRIRHLLETEGPAIHAHASASNARRKETYGGTDDLEALRTDARAIKEDAIDRLPELIETVRDAVEANGGTVYVADDAADANEYVADVVRSEAADGADADAATAEPSVVKSKSMTTEEIDCNDALEANGIDVTETDLGEWVLQVADDTPSHIVGPAMHISREEIADLFNERFDPSDPFETAEELTRFARDHLGEIIEGADVGITGANFVVADSGTITLITNEGNARKCAVTPDTHIAVAGVEKLIPSLPDLEPFVDIIAKSATGQPISQYVTMLTPPTDSPTVDFDRPDKPITAGTDGSDDIAETADDTGDPDRDFHLVLLDNGRMDMREDDQLRETLYCIRCGACSNSCANFQSVGGHGFGGETYSGGIATGWEAGVHGQDSAAEFNDLCTGCTNCVDACPVKIDIPWINTVVRDRVNRSSEPESYDFLVDGLTPDEENGGLDPGKRFFGNIGTVAKAASATAPVSNWLADAGPVRALLERTLGIDRRRDLPTFQRESLVDWFERRGGFAASSQRAERANSRDRGVDIDREVVLYPDVYTNYVDVDRGKAAVRTLEALGVPVRVPDLPESGRAALSQGMIATADRQASQLYATLAEDLDAGRDVVVIEPSDLAAMHREYERLLPEESFARLRDGSYEICEYVYGLLENGADSDMLSSGDGAEPVAYHSHCQQRTLDLEAPTVAVLERCGYAPETSSAECCGMAGSFGYKREYYELSVDVGERLAGEVDGAETIVASGTSCGDQLETLLERDVSHPIELLAPGARA, encoded by the coding sequence ATGGCCCAACGCACGCGATCGGAGCAGGCCGACCGGATTCGGCACCTGCTCGAGACCGAAGGGCCGGCGATCCACGCTCACGCGAGCGCCTCGAACGCCCGCCGAAAGGAGACCTACGGCGGAACCGATGACCTCGAGGCCCTCCGGACCGACGCGCGAGCGATCAAGGAAGACGCCATCGATCGGCTTCCCGAATTGATCGAGACGGTCCGGGACGCGGTCGAGGCGAACGGTGGCACCGTCTACGTCGCCGACGACGCCGCGGACGCGAACGAGTACGTGGCCGACGTGGTCCGAAGCGAGGCCGCAGACGGAGCCGACGCCGACGCGGCGACCGCGGAGCCGTCGGTCGTCAAATCGAAATCCATGACGACCGAGGAGATCGATTGCAACGACGCGCTCGAGGCCAACGGGATCGACGTCACCGAGACCGACCTCGGCGAGTGGGTGCTACAGGTCGCGGACGACACGCCCTCCCACATCGTCGGGCCGGCGATGCACATCTCCCGCGAGGAGATCGCCGACCTGTTCAACGAGCGGTTCGATCCCAGTGACCCCTTTGAGACGGCCGAGGAACTGACTCGCTTCGCCCGCGATCACCTCGGTGAGATCATCGAGGGAGCCGACGTCGGAATCACTGGTGCAAACTTCGTCGTCGCCGACAGCGGGACGATCACCCTCATCACGAACGAGGGCAACGCCCGCAAGTGCGCGGTCACGCCCGATACCCACATCGCGGTTGCGGGCGTGGAGAAACTTATTCCGTCGCTCCCGGACCTCGAGCCGTTCGTCGATATCATCGCCAAGAGCGCGACAGGCCAGCCGATCTCCCAGTACGTGACGATGCTGACCCCGCCGACGGACTCGCCGACGGTAGACTTCGATCGACCGGACAAGCCGATTACGGCCGGTACCGACGGTTCAGACGACATCGCGGAGACGGCGGACGACACCGGAGACCCGGACCGCGATTTCCACCTCGTCTTGCTTGACAACGGTCGCATGGACATGCGCGAGGACGACCAGCTCCGGGAGACGCTGTACTGCATCCGCTGTGGGGCCTGCTCGAACTCCTGTGCGAACTTCCAGTCCGTCGGTGGCCACGGCTTCGGCGGCGAGACGTATTCGGGCGGGATCGCCACCGGCTGGGAGGCCGGCGTCCACGGTCAGGACTCCGCGGCCGAGTTCAACGACCTCTGTACCGGCTGTACGAACTGTGTCGATGCCTGTCCAGTGAAGATCGATATCCCGTGGATCAACACCGTCGTCCGGGATCGAGTCAACCGGAGCAGCGAGCCCGAGTCCTACGACTTCCTCGTCGACGGGCTCACCCCCGACGAGGAGAACGGTGGCCTCGACCCCGGTAAGCGCTTCTTCGGCAACATCGGCACCGTCGCGAAGGCCGCCAGCGCGACCGCGCCGGTCTCGAACTGGCTCGCCGACGCCGGCCCTGTCCGTGCGCTCCTGGAGCGAACCCTCGGTATCGACCGACGGCGCGACCTGCCGACCTTCCAGCGCGAGTCGCTCGTCGACTGGTTCGAGAGGCGAGGCGGCTTCGCCGCCTCGAGTCAGCGTGCGGAGCGGGCTAACTCCCGGGACCGTGGGGTCGACATCGACCGCGAGGTCGTCCTCTACCCCGACGTCTACACGAACTACGTCGACGTCGACCGCGGGAAGGCCGCCGTCCGGACGCTTGAGGCACTGGGCGTTCCGGTCCGCGTGCCGGACCTGCCCGAGAGTGGGCGTGCGGCGCTTTCCCAGGGGATGATCGCAACGGCGGACCGGCAGGCCAGCCAGCTCTACGCCACGCTGGCAGAAGATTTAGACGCCGGGCGCGACGTGGTCGTCATCGAACCCTCCGATCTGGCGGCCATGCACCGCGAGTACGAGCGCCTGCTGCCCGAGGAATCCTTCGCACGACTCCGGGACGGCAGCTACGAGATCTGCGAGTACGTCTATGGCCTCCTCGAGAACGGAGCCGACTCGGATATGCTGTCGAGTGGCGATGGCGCGGAACCGGTCGCTTACCACTCCCACTGCCAGCAGCGCACGCTCGACCTCGAAGCGCCCACCGTCGCCGTCCTCGAGCGCTGTGGCTACGCGCCCGAAACCTCGAGCGCCGAGTGCTGTGGGATGGCTGGTTCGTTCGGTTACAAACGGGAGTACTACGAGCTCAGTGTGGACGTCGGCGAGCGGCTGGCGGGGGAGGTCGACGGCGCGGAGACCATCGTCGCATCGGGCACCTCGTGTGGCGACCAACTCGAGACGCTGCTCGAGCGGGACGTGTCGCATCCGATCGAGTTACTCGCGCCCGGCGCTCGAGCGTAA
- a CDS encoding IS630 family transposase (programmed frameshift) produces the protein MDHLDEISVEELQDALDKVKGNKPTQRLLAAIAYKNGVTQTELAEWHDTGRRTIYSWLMRLDTDEPLEQAVSDAHRSGRKRKLSETQQEEFEQTVHEPPEEVGIDAPAWTPALVQEFLEETYGVEYSYPSCRRLLKEAGLSYQKPRRTADEAEESDTEEFRDELKKKRAEMDATVVCIDQTKKSVQVEPRAAWFPRGTRPSVELSGQRDWTCLLGAITEDGECFFSRFTEYVTADHAKHFILALCKEFEEDLIIVLDGAPYFQASAVTDLAARDDLAFVTLPAYSPELNPVEECWRQLQTALSNRFFDSLGELTTAIDTALNHLSVPKMSSYF, from the exons ATGGACCATCTCGACGAGATTTCCGTTGAAGAACTCCAAGACGCCCTTGACAAGGTTAAGGGAAACAAGCCGACACAACGGTTGTTAGCGGCGATTGCGTACAAGAACGGCGTGACACAGACCGAACTTGCAGAGTGGCACGACACTGGTCGAAGGACGATCTACAGTTGGCTCATGCGACTCGATACGGACGAACCGCTTGAGCAAGCCGTCTCTGATGCTCACCGATCCGGGAGAAAACGAAAGCTCTCAGAAACACAGCAAGAAGAGTTTGAACAAACCGTTCACGAACCTCCCGAGGAAGTCGGGATCGACGCGCCGGCATGGACGCCGGCGCTCGTCCAGGAGTTTCTTGAAGAAACCTACGGCGTCGAGTACTCCTATCCGAGTTGCCGGCGGTTGCTCAAAGAAGCTGGATTGAGTTACCAAAAACCGCGCCGCACAGCCGACGAAGCCGAGGAATCCGACACAGAAGAGTTCCGTGACGAACTCA AAAAAAAGCGAGCGGAGATGGACGCCACAGTAGTCTGCATCGATCAGACCAAGAAATCCGTCCAGGTTGAGCCGCGTGCCGCGTGGTTTCCGCGCGGCACGCGGCCGAGCGTCGAACTTTCTGGCCAACGCGACTGGACGTGTCTGCTCGGCGCGATCACCGAAGACGGCGAGTGCTTCTTCTCACGATTCACCGAGTACGTCACTGCCGATCACGCGAAACATTTCATTCTCGCGTTATGCAAAGAATTCGAAGAAGATCTAATCATCGTGCTCGATGGAGCGCCGTATTTCCAGGCATCGGCCGTCACGGACCTGGCGGCCCGTGACGACCTCGCCTTCGTCACGTTACCGGCGTACTCTCCTGAACTCAATCCGGTCGAAGAGTGCTGGCGACAGCTCCAAACGGCTCTCAGCAATCGGTTTTTTGACTCACTTGGCGAGTTAACAACGGCGATCGATACCGCACTTAATCACCTCTCTGTACCAAAGATGAGCAGTTATTTCTAA
- a CDS encoding alpha/beta hydrolase: MPENYQSGDVEPISGSYVHTEVEGVDHRIYFEENGPEDGVPLLCQHTAGNNCQEWRHLLTDEAITEEFRVIAHDLPYHGKSVPPTSQKWWTEDYTMTAEKFTETLVNLADALELEDPIYMGSSMGGNIALELADWYPERFRALIGLECGAHSPGFYIDWLDHPEVNTTEVNAYSCWGLMAPQSPEQTRRETMYLYEQGATGVFKGDLYYYSVDHDYRDKLDQVNADECPLYIANGEYDYLTTPEDGRQTAEGIGDGATAIEFAEIGHFPMSEHPELFNAYITEVLADVTGDRDEELPDVLEPDDVGIELHQQGPAREKPAE; this comes from the coding sequence ATGCCCGAAAACTACCAATCCGGTGATGTCGAGCCGATCAGCGGCTCGTACGTCCACACGGAAGTGGAGGGCGTCGACCACCGAATCTATTTCGAGGAAAACGGTCCGGAAGACGGCGTTCCGCTGCTCTGTCAGCACACGGCTGGCAACAACTGTCAGGAGTGGCGCCACCTCCTGACCGACGAGGCAATCACCGAGGAGTTCCGCGTCATCGCCCACGATCTGCCCTATCACGGGAAGTCGGTCCCCCCGACCTCTCAGAAGTGGTGGACCGAGGACTACACCATGACGGCCGAGAAGTTCACCGAGACGCTCGTCAACCTCGCCGACGCGCTCGAGCTCGAGGACCCGATCTATATGGGATCGAGCATGGGCGGCAACATCGCGCTCGAGCTAGCCGACTGGTATCCCGAGCGATTCCGGGCGCTGATCGGTCTCGAGTGCGGTGCACACAGTCCGGGATTCTATATCGACTGGCTCGACCATCCGGAAGTGAACACGACCGAGGTCAACGCCTACTCCTGTTGGGGCCTGATGGCACCGCAGAGCCCCGAACAGACACGTCGGGAGACGATGTATCTCTACGAGCAGGGGGCGACGGGCGTGTTCAAGGGCGACCTCTACTACTACTCCGTCGATCACGACTATCGCGACAAACTCGATCAGGTCAACGCCGACGAGTGCCCCCTCTACATCGCCAACGGAGAGTACGATTATCTTACCACGCCCGAGGACGGCCGCCAGACCGCCGAGGGGATCGGCGATGGCGCGACCGCTATCGAATTCGCCGAGATCGGCCACTTCCCGATGAGTGAACACCCCGAACTGTTCAACGCTTACATCACGGAAGTGCTCGCCGACGTCACCGGTGATCGGGACGAAGAGCTTCCGGACGTCCTCGAGCCGGATGACGTCGGTATCGAACTCCACCAACAGGGGCCGGCCCGCGAGAAACCGGCCGAGTAA
- a CDS encoding LUD domain-containing protein: MTVDTVGRFERALEGLEVGFERVAAADASERIGTMAEEPAVGAPLPFEGVSLPESVTTDPTTAELADARTGVTPVGFAIAEYGTVAVESTADGAEPISLYPERHVAVVAESDIVPNISAGFDRLADGFDTGRDSVVFATGRSATADMGDLVHGVHGPGDVHVIALEDR, from the coding sequence ATGACAGTCGACACAGTCGGTCGATTCGAACGCGCACTCGAGGGACTCGAGGTGGGATTCGAGCGCGTCGCGGCTGCCGACGCGAGCGAGCGGATCGGAACGATGGCGGAGGAGCCAGCGGTCGGTGCCCCGCTGCCCTTTGAAGGAGTATCGCTCCCGGAGTCAGTAACGACCGATCCGACAACTGCCGAGCTGGCGGATGCTCGGACCGGCGTCACCCCGGTTGGGTTCGCGATCGCAGAGTATGGCACCGTCGCCGTCGAGTCGACGGCCGACGGGGCGGAACCGATCAGTCTCTACCCGGAGCGACACGTCGCGGTCGTCGCCGAGAGCGACATCGTGCCGAACATCAGCGCCGGCTTCGACCGACTCGCGGACGGATTCGACACGGGTCGGGACAGCGTCGTCTTCGCGACCGGCCGGAGCGCGACCGCGGACATGGGTGACCTCGTCCACGGCGTACACGGGCCCGGCGACGTCCACGTAATCGCCCTGGAGGACCGATAG
- a CDS encoding KEOPS complex subunit Pcc1, which yields MSSHDATLEFDYETSSRAELVAASVTREIGEIDDERSQTTLERDGSRVCIDIAAEDVIALRAALNTWFSLVDVAERTADAGEAILASQ from the coding sequence GTGTCTTCTCACGACGCGACCCTCGAGTTCGACTACGAGACCTCGTCGCGTGCCGAACTCGTCGCCGCGAGCGTCACCCGCGAAATCGGCGAGATCGACGACGAGCGATCGCAGACGACCCTCGAGCGGGACGGCTCGCGCGTTTGCATCGACATTGCCGCCGAGGACGTTATCGCCCTTCGAGCAGCGCTGAACACCTGGTTTTCGTTGGTCGATGTCGCCGAACGGACCGCTGACGCCGGCGAGGCTATTCTCGCGTCCCAGTAA
- a CDS encoding DUF5684 domain-containing protein → MSFLDSAAIILQQGGGGGGSIVALIIGIAFTVAYIAGTWKTFAKAGQPGWAAIIPIYNWYIMFKIGGNEWWWVLVLFVPLVNIYAAYKMFAGVSNAFGQGIGFTLGLWFFGFVCFPLLGFGDYPYRGSLASRA, encoded by the coding sequence ATGTCATTTTTGGATTCGGCAGCAATCATCTTGCAACAAGGTGGCGGTGGAGGCGGCAGTATCGTCGCTCTGATCATTGGGATAGCATTTACCGTGGCGTATATCGCTGGCACGTGGAAAACCTTCGCGAAAGCCGGGCAACCGGGATGGGCGGCGATTATTCCGATCTACAACTGGTATATCATGTTCAAAATAGGGGGCAACGAGTGGTGGTGGGTCCTCGTACTGTTCGTCCCACTCGTGAACATTTACGCCGCGTACAAAATGTTCGCCGGCGTCTCGAACGCATTCGGTCAGGGCATCGGATTCACTCTTGGGCTGTGGTTCTTCGGATTCGTCTGCTTCCCGCTGCTTGGCTTCGGCGACTATCCGTATCGGGGCTCACTCGCATCGAGAGCGTAG
- a CDS encoding GMP synthase subunit A: MTKIVVVDNHGQFTHLERRALRDLGVDTELIDNDTPPEDVDADGVVLSGGPDMDRIGTSADYLEADVPVLGICLGMQLIAAELDGSVGSGEYGGYADVSVDIFDDNDPLTGSLHPETRVWASHADEVTELPDGFELTAKSDVCDVEAMSDTDRDLYGVQWHPEVAHTEEGDEIFENFLAICESQ, encoded by the coding sequence ATGACGAAGATCGTCGTGGTGGACAACCACGGACAGTTCACCCATCTAGAGCGCCGAGCGCTTCGCGACCTCGGCGTCGACACGGAGTTGATCGACAACGACACGCCGCCTGAAGACGTCGACGCCGACGGCGTCGTCCTCTCCGGCGGTCCAGACATGGATCGGATCGGGACGTCCGCCGACTATCTCGAGGCGGACGTGCCGGTTCTGGGCATCTGCCTGGGAATGCAACTGATCGCCGCGGAACTCGACGGCAGCGTCGGAAGCGGTGAGTACGGCGGCTACGCGGACGTTAGCGTCGATATCTTCGACGACAACGACCCGCTGACTGGTTCCCTCCATCCTGAGACGCGCGTCTGGGCGAGCCACGCCGACGAGGTCACGGAACTGCCCGACGGCTTCGAACTGACCGCGAAAAGCGACGTCTGTGACGTCGAAGCGATGAGCGACACCGACCGCGATCTCTACGGCGTCCAGTGGCACCCCGAGGTCGCCCACACTGAGGAGGGTGACGAGATTTTCGAGAATTTCCTGGCGATCTGCGAATCGCAGTAG
- a CDS encoding proteasome-activating nucleotidase, whose amino-acid sequence MSDTVDDVDLPYDEDEASQQEKIQALEERLEILEAQNEEMRDKLLDANAENNKYQQKLERLTHENKKLKQSPLFVATVQEVTDEGVIIKQHGNNQEALTEVTDEMREDIEPDARVAVNNSLSIVKPLSNETDVRARVMEVTESPDVSYEDIGGLEEQMQEVRETVEMPLEKPEMFDDVGIDPPSGVLLYGPPGTGKTMLAKAVANQTDATFIKMAGSELVHKFIGEGAKLVRDLFDVAREHEPAVIFIDEIDAIAAKRTESKTSGDAEVQRTMMQLLSEMDGFEERGEIRIIAATNRFDMLDRAILRPGRFDRLIEVPKPNAEGREIIFEIHTRGMNVADDVEFAQLAEDAEDASGADIKAVCTEAGMFAIRDDRTEIRMEDFLNAWDKVQAESDETEEVSKTFA is encoded by the coding sequence ATGAGCGACACCGTGGACGACGTCGACCTCCCATACGACGAGGACGAGGCGTCCCAACAGGAGAAAATCCAGGCGCTCGAGGAACGGCTGGAGATCCTCGAGGCGCAAAACGAGGAGATGCGCGACAAGCTCCTCGACGCCAACGCCGAGAACAACAAGTACCAGCAGAAACTCGAGCGACTCACACACGAGAACAAGAAACTCAAGCAGTCCCCGCTGTTCGTCGCCACCGTCCAGGAAGTCACGGACGAGGGCGTCATCATCAAACAACACGGGAACAATCAGGAGGCACTGACCGAAGTCACCGACGAGATGCGCGAGGACATCGAACCCGACGCCAGGGTCGCAGTCAACAACTCGCTGTCGATTGTCAAACCGCTCTCGAACGAGACCGACGTCCGGGCTCGCGTGATGGAAGTCACCGAGAGCCCCGACGTCAGCTACGAGGACATCGGCGGTCTTGAGGAGCAGATGCAGGAAGTCCGCGAGACCGTGGAGATGCCCCTCGAGAAGCCCGAGATGTTCGACGACGTCGGGATCGACCCGCCGAGCGGCGTCCTGCTCTACGGGCCGCCGGGCACGGGGAAGACGATGCTCGCCAAGGCCGTGGCCAACCAGACCGACGCCACCTTTATCAAGATGGCCGGCTCGGAACTGGTTCACAAGTTCATCGGTGAGGGTGCAAAGCTCGTCCGCGACCTCTTCGACGTCGCCCGCGAGCACGAGCCCGCCGTCATCTTCATTGACGAGATCGACGCCATCGCCGCCAAGCGGACCGAGTCCAAGACCTCCGGCGACGCCGAGGTCCAGCGGACCATGATGCAGCTCCTGAGCGAGATGGACGGCTTCGAGGAGCGCGGTGAGATCCGCATCATCGCCGCCACCAACCGCTTCGACATGCTCGATCGGGCCATTCTGCGCCCCGGCCGATTCGATCGCCTGATCGAGGTGCCCAAGCCGAACGCGGAGGGTCGCGAAATCATCTTCGAGATCCACACCCGCGGGATGAACGTCGCCGACGATGTCGAGTTCGCCCAACTGGCCGAAGACGCCGAGGACGCCTCCGGTGCCGACATCAAAGCCGTCTGCACCGAGGCCGGCATGTTCGCCATCCGCGACGACCGCACCGAGATCCGGATGGAGGACTTCCTCAACGCGTGGGACAAAGTGCAGGCCGAATCCGACGAGACCGAAGAGGTCTCGAAGACGTTCGCCTGA
- a CDS encoding helix-turn-helix domain-containing protein: MSASESLQQETSERGTWDDVRDLPPSAKLVAKVLEYNDTMTQQQIADETLLPSRTVRYALNRLDEESVIDSRFSFSDARKRLYSLDIES; this comes from the coding sequence ATGAGTGCTTCAGAGTCGCTTCAACAGGAGACCAGCGAGCGGGGAACGTGGGACGATGTTCGGGATCTGCCCCCGAGTGCGAAACTCGTCGCGAAGGTCCTCGAGTACAACGATACGATGACCCAACAACAGATCGCCGATGAGACGCTCTTGCCCTCGCGGACGGTCCGGTACGCGCTGAACCGGCTCGACGAGGAGAGCGTCATCGATTCGCGCTTTTCGTTCTCGGACGCCCGCAAGCGTCTGTACAGTCTGGATATCGAATCGTAA
- a CDS encoding prefoldin subunit beta — protein MQGNLPPEAQEKIEQLQDLQETAQEVAVQKQEAESGLTEAQNALDELENIDEGTTMYRNVGELLVETDYDQAEEDLEEKVDSLEIRLETLEKQEERVQDQFESLQEELEDMLGGGGMGGGPAGPGGPGAGGA, from the coding sequence ATGCAAGGAAACCTGCCACCGGAAGCACAAGAGAAAATCGAGCAGCTACAGGACCTGCAGGAGACGGCACAGGAAGTCGCCGTCCAGAAACAGGAAGCGGAATCGGGTCTCACCGAGGCACAGAACGCCCTCGACGAGCTCGAGAACATCGACGAGGGAACGACGATGTACCGAAACGTCGGCGAACTCCTCGTCGAGACCGACTACGATCAGGCCGAAGAGGACCTTGAGGAGAAGGTCGACTCCCTCGAGATCCGTCTCGAGACCCTCGAGAAGCAGGAAGAGCGCGTTCAGGACCAGTTCGAGAGCCTCCAGGAGGAGCTCGAGGACATGCTCGGCGGTGGCGGCATGGGCGGCGGTCCGGCCGGCCCCGGCGGCCCGGGCGCTGGCGGCGCGTAA
- a CDS encoding DUF892 family protein — protein MTVDSTEDLFVDGLKHAYYTEQRLVDALDELEQTSSSQELKSGFAEHREETQNHIDRLEEVFEQIDADAEGEEDPVVKGMIEAHEEFMDKDPSDEALDRFNIAAGQKSEHYEIAVYGNLIPMADQIGLDDAADTLEQNLREEQDELDSLSEMGEEFDYGELSVSE, from the coding sequence ATGACCGTAGATTCAACCGAAGACCTCTTCGTAGACGGACTCAAGCACGCGTACTACACCGAACAGCGCCTCGTCGACGCTCTCGATGAACTCGAGCAGACCTCCTCGAGCCAGGAACTCAAGTCGGGATTCGCGGAGCACCGCGAGGAGACCCAGAATCATATCGACCGCCTCGAGGAGGTATTCGAACAGATCGACGCCGATGCCGAGGGTGAGGAGGATCCGGTCGTCAAGGGGATGATCGAGGCTCACGAGGAGTTCATGGACAAAGATCCCAGCGACGAGGCGCTCGACCGGTTCAACATCGCCGCCGGCCAGAAGTCCGAACACTACGAGATCGCCGTCTACGGAAACCTGATTCCGATGGCCGACCAGATCGGTCTCGACGACGCCGCGGACACCTTAGAGCAGAACCTCCGCGAGGAACAGGACGAACTCGACAGTCTCTCGGAGATGGGCGAGGAGTTCGATTACGGCGAACTGTCGGTCTCGGAGTAA
- a CDS encoding NmrA/HSCARG family protein translates to MTTSVLVTGATGNQGGAVVEHLLEADADFDVYGLTRDASGDRAQELADRGVTMVEGDLNETESLTPHVTEVDAVFAVTNFWTQGYDAQVQQGKNIAEVAAEEGVDQFVLSGVGSHERDTGIPHFDSAWEIDQHAQELDLPLTVLQPVFFFQNFEAFAEDVVEDGQIALPLEEGVSLQMIDVDDVGRAAAVAFDEPDEFVGERIELAGDDKTLAETAEILSEVTGRDVDPVHVPIEDAYDSFGEEFTVMCEWFNEVGYDADIDALEERFGFAFTDLESYFRENGWEDKEGMASVPGWVKAMQ, encoded by the coding sequence ATGACGACGAGCGTTCTCGTCACCGGTGCGACCGGCAATCAGGGCGGCGCGGTCGTCGAACATCTGCTCGAGGCCGACGCCGACTTCGACGTCTACGGCCTGACCCGCGACGCCTCGGGGGACCGGGCCCAAGAACTGGCCGACCGCGGCGTGACGATGGTCGAAGGCGACCTGAACGAGACGGAGTCGCTGACGCCCCACGTCACCGAGGTCGACGCCGTCTTCGCCGTCACGAACTTCTGGACGCAGGGGTACGACGCGCAGGTCCAGCAGGGGAAGAACATCGCCGAGGTCGCCGCCGAAGAGGGCGTCGACCAGTTCGTCCTCAGCGGCGTCGGCAGCCACGAGCGAGACACGGGGATTCCCCACTTCGACTCCGCGTGGGAGATCGATCAACACGCCCAGGAACTCGACCTCCCGCTGACCGTCCTCCAGCCCGTGTTCTTCTTCCAGAACTTCGAGGCCTTCGCGGAGGACGTCGTCGAGGACGGCCAGATCGCGCTCCCCCTCGAGGAGGGCGTCTCCCTCCAGATGATCGACGTGGACGACGTCGGCCGCGCCGCCGCGGTCGCCTTCGACGAACCCGACGAGTTCGTCGGGGAGCGTATCGAACTCGCGGGCGACGACAAGACGCTGGCCGAGACGGCGGAGATCCTCTCCGAGGTCACCGGGCGGGACGTCGACCCCGTCCACGTCCCCATCGAGGACGCCTACGACTCCTTCGGCGAGGAGTTCACCGTCATGTGCGAGTGGTTCAACGAGGTCGGCTACGACGCCGACATCGACGCCCTCGAGGAACGGTTCGGCTTCGCGTTCACCGATCTCGAGAGCTACTTCCGCGAGAACGGCTGGGAGGACAAAGAGGGGATGGCGTCGGTTCCCGGTTGGGTCAAGGCGATGCAGTAG
- a CDS encoding DUF3194 domain-containing protein has translation MSTDEPTDETVVQTASDAAEGVIFSQYKQSDVRDYDVTVVFEDGILEVDVYLNAPEDDDEADPEQVADDAALAARHAVDELFEG, from the coding sequence ATGTCGACTGACGAGCCGACGGACGAGACCGTCGTCCAGACGGCCTCGGACGCCGCGGAAGGCGTCATCTTTTCACAGTACAAACAGTCCGACGTGCGCGATTACGACGTGACCGTCGTCTTCGAGGACGGCATCCTCGAGGTCGACGTCTACCTCAACGCGCCCGAGGACGACGACGAGGCCGACCCCGAACAGGTCGCTGACGACGCCGCGCTCGCGGCGCGGCACGCGGTCGACGAGCTGTTCGAAGGGTAG
- a CDS encoding DNA-directed RNA polymerase subunit P: MSYKCSRCKRDVQLDEYGGVRCPYCGHRVLLKERSRDVKEVGVQ; this comes from the coding sequence ATGAGTTACAAATGCTCCCGCTGTAAACGCGACGTCCAGCTCGACGAGTACGGCGGCGTCCGCTGTCCCTACTGCGGCCACCGCGTACTCCTGAAGGAACGCAGCCGCGACGTCAAGGAAGTCGGCGTCCAGTAA